The proteins below are encoded in one region of Enhydrobacter sp.:
- a CDS encoding iron-containing alcohol dehydrogenase, whose protein sequence is MALITYLTRIQFEFGALKLLEQELQLLGIRRPLIVTDKGIIAAGLWAKVKEKLPGNMPIALYDGTPENPTEAAMRDALKIYKDEGCDGIIAIGGGSPMDLAKGVALMATHPGNSLQPYAMVEGGATKITSKVAPIVAIPTTSGTGSEVSRGGVIIMDSGRKLAIGSPHLIPKLALIDPELTLGLPPHLTAGTGMDAFTHNIECFLSNAYNPPADGIALDGLDKAWRYVERATRDGQDREARFNMAMAAMEGAMVFQKGLGAVHALSHPTGGLKGHRLHHGTLNAAYLPAVLRFNAPAVGEKYRKVAQVLGLPEREGTAEGVANAVAALNERLGIPRGLGAMGLRQDEVEQIADGALGDHCHLSTPRQPTKAQYVELIEQSWG, encoded by the coding sequence ATGGCGCTCATCACCTATCTCACCCGCATCCAGTTCGAGTTCGGCGCGCTGAAGCTTCTGGAGCAGGAGCTGCAGCTCCTCGGCATCCGCCGACCGCTGATCGTCACAGACAAGGGTATCATCGCCGCCGGCCTGTGGGCCAAGGTGAAGGAGAAGCTGCCCGGCAACATGCCGATCGCGCTCTACGACGGCACGCCCGAGAATCCGACCGAGGCCGCCATGCGCGACGCCCTCAAGATCTACAAGGACGAGGGCTGCGATGGCATCATCGCCATCGGCGGCGGCTCGCCGATGGATCTCGCCAAGGGCGTGGCGCTGATGGCGACGCATCCCGGCAATTCGCTGCAGCCCTATGCGATGGTCGAAGGCGGCGCGACGAAGATCACCTCGAAGGTGGCGCCGATCGTCGCCATCCCGACCACCTCGGGCACCGGCAGCGAGGTGAGCCGCGGCGGCGTCATCATCATGGATTCCGGCCGCAAGCTCGCGATCGGCAGCCCGCACCTCATTCCAAAGCTGGCGCTAATCGATCCCGAGCTGACGCTGGGCCTGCCACCGCATCTCACGGCGGGCACCGGCATGGACGCCTTCACGCACAACATCGAATGCTTCCTGTCCAACGCCTACAACCCGCCGGCCGACGGCATCGCGCTCGACGGGCTCGACAAGGCGTGGCGCTATGTCGAGCGGGCGACCCGGGACGGGCAGGACCGCGAGGCGCGCTTCAACATGGCGATGGCGGCGATGGAAGGCGCCATGGTGTTCCAGAAGGGGCTGGGCGCCGTGCATGCGCTGAGTCACCCGACGGGCGGGCTGAAGGGGCATCGGCTGCATCACGGCACGCTGAACGCGGCCTACCTGCCGGCGGTGCTGCGCTTCAACGCGCCGGCGGTCGGCGAGAAGTACAGGAAAGTGGCCCAGGTGCTCGGCCTGCCCGAACGCGAGGGCACCGCCGAGGGCGTGGCCAATGCCGTTGCGGCGCTGAACGAGCGGCTCGGCATCCCCAGGGGGCTGGGCGCGATGGGGCTCCGGCAGGACGAGGTCGAGCAGATCGCCGACGGCGCGCTCGGCGACCACTGCCATCTCTCGACGCCGCGCCAGCCGACCAAGGCGCAGTATGTCGAGCTGATCGAGCAGAGCTGGGGCTAG
- a CDS encoding sulfotransferase domain-containing protein, which yields MRYNVVVATHHKTGTVWMDGVFKGIAADLGVAYIDFKVWYEHRREQLSEALKAPFILLSTDSDFRSHGSLLEREDVRVLHLIRDPRDVVISAMHYHRKSKESWLHEPVPGYDDVTYQRRLKGLPNTHQRYIYEMEHSSGGTVQDMLRWRYGRPDCFEARYEELRQDIELRYWRRITAFLGFDAAERKICDAHFWRNSLFGGLSRLGNRHVRSGDIGQWKREFTVPLAYAFIGCFPGALQALGYEADHNWVLDLQHAPPRRRFGDSALRPLRELSRAFSFF from the coding sequence ATGAGATACAACGTTGTCGTCGCCACCCACCACAAGACGGGAACCGTCTGGATGGATGGCGTGTTCAAGGGGATCGCCGCCGACCTCGGCGTGGCCTATATCGATTTCAAGGTCTGGTACGAGCATCGGCGCGAGCAATTGTCGGAAGCGCTGAAGGCTCCCTTCATCCTTCTCAGCACCGATTCGGACTTCCGAAGCCATGGATCCCTGCTCGAGCGGGAGGACGTGCGCGTGCTCCATCTCATCCGCGATCCGCGCGACGTGGTGATCTCGGCGATGCACTACCACAGGAAGTCGAAGGAAAGCTGGCTGCACGAACCGGTGCCCGGCTACGACGACGTCACCTACCAGCGCCGGTTGAAGGGCCTGCCGAACACGCATCAGCGGTACATCTACGAAATGGAGCATTCCTCCGGCGGCACGGTGCAGGACATGCTGCGCTGGCGCTACGGCCGGCCCGACTGCTTCGAGGCGCGTTACGAGGAGCTGAGACAGGACATCGAGCTCCGCTACTGGCGGCGGATCACCGCCTTCCTGGGCTTCGACGCCGCCGAGCGGAAGATCTGCGACGCGCACTTCTGGCGCAACAGCCTGTTCGGCGGGCTGTCGCGGCTCGGCAACAGGCACGTGCGCTCGGGCGACATCGGCCAGTGGAAACGCGAGTTCACGGTCCCGCTCGCCTATGCCTTCATCGGGTGCTTCCCCGGCGCCTTGCAGGCGCTGGGCTACGAGGCCGACCACAACTGGGTGCTCGACCTGCAGCATGCGCCGCCGCGACGGCGCTTCGGCGACAGCGCCCTGCGCCCCCTGCGCGAGCTGAGCCGGGCCTTCTCGTTCTTCTAG
- a CDS encoding aspartate dehydrogenase, with product MAKGKGRKKRLRIALIGYGAIGQMLFDVFAEKKPAIDIVGVLVRPGRARETQKKVGRKVAVVETLRALLKLEPDVVVEAASQQAVRDWGETILKKGIDLMVIATGAYGDPKLWNKHLAAAAKSGARLRLPSGAIAGLDGLLAMRLGKLERVKYTSIKPPHAWSGTPAETDFDLPAIREPTVIFRGTPADAGRLYPKNANLAVTVALCGAGLDRTDIELVADPTLPPGTNASRLEVVSDSGELRLERLGRAMPDNPKTGVLTALTMADELMKMVRASDW from the coding sequence ATGGCCAAAGGCAAGGGCAGGAAGAAGCGGCTCAGGATCGCGCTGATCGGTTACGGCGCGATTGGCCAGATGCTGTTCGACGTGTTCGCCGAGAAGAAGCCTGCGATCGACATCGTGGGCGTGCTGGTGCGGCCGGGCCGGGCCAGGGAGACGCAGAAGAAGGTCGGGCGCAAGGTCGCCGTGGTCGAGACGCTGCGGGCGCTCCTGAAGCTCGAGCCCGACGTCGTGGTGGAGGCGGCGAGCCAGCAGGCGGTGCGCGACTGGGGCGAGACGATCCTGAAGAAGGGGATCGATCTCATGGTGATCGCGACCGGCGCCTATGGCGATCCCAAACTCTGGAACAAGCACCTCGCGGCCGCCGCCAAAAGCGGCGCGCGGCTTCGCCTGCCGTCGGGCGCGATCGCGGGGCTCGACGGGTTGCTGGCGATGCGGCTCGGCAAGCTCGAGCGCGTGAAGTACACCTCGATCAAGCCGCCGCACGCCTGGAGCGGCACCCCGGCCGAGACCGACTTCGACCTGCCCGCGATCCGCGAGCCCACGGTGATCTTCCGCGGCACGCCGGCCGATGCGGGCCGGCTCTATCCCAAGAACGCCAACCTCGCGGTGACGGTGGCGCTGTGCGGCGCCGGGCTCGATCGCACCGACATCGAGCTGGTCGCCGACCCGACCCTGCCGCCCGGCACCAATGCGAGCCGGCTCGAGGTGGTGAGCGATTCGGGCGAGCTCAGGCTCGAGCGGCTGGGCCGCGCCATGCCGGACAATCCCAAGACCGGCGTGCTGACGGCGCTCACCATGGCCGACGAGCTGATGAAGATGGTGCGCGCCAGCGACTGGTAG
- a CDS encoding aminoglycoside 6-adenylyltransferase, with translation MDLAVRDRILASILDWAEAHGDVVAVVQTGSLARNDGDADAWSDIDLEIIVRDPVSLADDDGWIGTIADLVIVLRLEQDGWPTRLAIFEGGVKVDFTLAGRPRLQRMIDRRHLIPLYERGYRVLLDKNGIAKDLPAPSHSFPVRSLPSGGDFRRRVEEFWFEAFHVPRYLARGDLFLVKQRDWTMKELLLEMMEWHAITHGATPADVWHLGTRMQRWTDPDTWQELQRTFGRFDAEDARRAFEETTRLYGRLAREVAHTAGFRYPEAVEAKIRATFLQRP, from the coding sequence ATGGACTTGGCAGTCAGGGACCGCATCCTCGCATCGATCCTGGATTGGGCCGAGGCCCACGGCGATGTCGTGGCCGTGGTCCAGACAGGATCGCTCGCGCGCAACGATGGGGACGCCGACGCCTGGTCGGATATCGATCTCGAGATCATCGTCCGCGATCCTGTGTCGTTGGCCGACGACGATGGATGGATCGGCACGATCGCCGATCTTGTCATCGTGCTCCGCCTCGAGCAGGACGGCTGGCCGACCCGGCTCGCGATCTTCGAGGGCGGCGTTAAGGTCGATTTTACCCTCGCTGGCCGGCCGCGCCTTCAACGCATGATCGACCGGCGACACCTCATCCCGCTGTACGAACGTGGCTATCGTGTCCTGCTCGACAAGAACGGCATCGCGAAGGATCTGCCGGCGCCTTCCCACAGCTTTCCCGTCCGGTCCCTACCTTCCGGGGGCGACTTCCGCCGTCGCGTCGAGGAATTCTGGTTCGAGGCCTTTCACGTCCCGCGCTATCTCGCGCGCGGCGACCTCTTTCTCGTCAAGCAGCGCGATTGGACGATGAAGGAGCTTCTGCTCGAAATGATGGAATGGCATGCCATCACGCATGGCGCCACGCCGGCCGACGTCTGGCACCTCGGAACTCGGATGCAGCGATGGACCGATCCCGACACCTGGCAAGAGCTGCAGCGGACCTTCGGCCGCTTCGACGCCGAAGACGCCCGCCGCGCCTTCGAGGAGACGACGCGTCTTTACGGCCGCCTGGCCCGCGAAGTCGCGCACACGGCCGGTTTCCGCTATCCCGAAGCGGTCGAGGCGAAGATCAGGGCGACCTTTCTTCAGCGCCCGTAA
- the cysD gene encoding sulfate adenylyltransferase subunit CysD, which produces MPSSTLALASRLSPHLQRLEDESIHILREVVAEFRKPVLLYSVGKDSSVLLHLARKAFHPAPPPFPFLHIATGWDFRALLEHRDRMAKAYGFELLVHSNEEAVRAGVNPFDTATGEYSRLMLTEALHSALDRHGFDAAIGGARRDEEKARAKERIFSHRGAAHTWDPRRQRPELWRLFNTRLAPGETMRVFPLSNWTELDVWTYIQAEAIPIVPLYLAAERPVVARVGALIAVDDQRMRFRPDEKTMLRRVRFRTLGCWPLTGAVESQADDVAAVIAELVASRSSERQGRLVDAAAQASMERKKREGYF; this is translated from the coding sequence ATGCCGTCCTCGACCTTGGCCCTGGCCTCGCGCCTGTCGCCGCATTTGCAACGGCTGGAGGACGAGTCGATCCACATCCTGCGCGAGGTGGTGGCGGAGTTCCGCAAGCCCGTGCTGCTCTATTCGGTCGGCAAGGATTCGAGCGTCCTGCTCCATCTCGCGCGCAAGGCCTTCCATCCCGCGCCGCCGCCCTTTCCCTTTCTGCACATCGCCACCGGCTGGGACTTCCGGGCGTTGCTGGAGCACCGCGACCGGATGGCGAAGGCCTACGGGTTCGAGCTGCTGGTGCACAGCAACGAGGAAGCGGTACGCGCCGGCGTCAATCCGTTCGACACCGCGACGGGCGAGTATTCCCGGCTGATGCTGACCGAGGCGCTGCACAGCGCACTCGACCGGCACGGCTTCGACGCGGCGATCGGTGGCGCGCGACGCGACGAGGAGAAGGCGCGCGCCAAGGAGCGCATCTTCTCCCACCGCGGCGCGGCTCACACCTGGGATCCGCGGCGCCAGCGGCCCGAGTTGTGGCGGCTCTTCAACACGCGGCTTGCGCCGGGCGAGACGATGCGCGTCTTCCCGCTCTCCAACTGGACCGAGCTCGACGTCTGGACCTACATCCAGGCCGAGGCGATCCCGATCGTGCCGCTCTATCTCGCGGCCGAGCGGCCGGTCGTGGCGCGCGTCGGCGCGCTGATCGCGGTCGACGACCAGCGCATGCGGTTTCGGCCGGACGAAAAGACGATGCTGCGGCGCGTGCGCTTCCGGACGCTCGGCTGCTGGCCGCTCACCGGCGCGGTCGAATCGCAGGCGGACGACGTCGCGGCGGTGATCGCCGAGCTTGTCGCCTCGCGCTCGTCTGAACGTCAGGGCCGCCTCGTCGACGCCGCGGCGCAGGCCTCGATGGAGCGCAAGAAGCGGGAGGGCTATTTTTGA
- a CDS encoding sulfite exporter TauE/SafE family protein has translation MLPYIHHLFADTGLWIAIGVTLVAGLMRGFAGFGSAMLMAPIFAILFGSAEMVVTIVAIELVVSLQLFPQVRASADWKTLGPMSIAACVAMPLGVWALASVDKGTIVTAVSAVIVAFVVLMWSGWKYRGGRSTAATVTVGAVSGAMMATTSVGGPPVLLYLLSGSDPPHVNRANIVTYYFLTQFLLIVIVLASGVAGWDALGRAVVLFPLMILGAWLGGRLFHGLASERLYRNVALGILFATGTFGLLRTFIA, from the coding sequence ATGCTCCCCTACATCCACCACCTCTTCGCCGATACAGGTCTGTGGATCGCGATCGGCGTGACGCTGGTCGCCGGACTGATGCGCGGCTTTGCGGGATTCGGCTCGGCGATGCTGATGGCGCCGATCTTCGCCATCCTGTTCGGTTCGGCCGAGATGGTCGTCACCATCGTCGCCATCGAGCTGGTCGTCTCGCTGCAGCTCTTCCCGCAGGTACGCGCCAGCGCCGACTGGAAGACGCTCGGCCCCATGAGCATTGCCGCCTGCGTGGCGATGCCGCTCGGCGTCTGGGCGCTGGCGAGCGTCGACAAGGGTACCATCGTCACCGCGGTGTCGGCGGTGATCGTGGCCTTCGTCGTGCTGATGTGGAGCGGCTGGAAGTATCGCGGCGGCCGGTCGACGGCGGCGACCGTCACGGTGGGCGCCGTCTCGGGGGCGATGATGGCGACCACCAGCGTCGGCGGGCCGCCGGTGCTGCTCTACCTCCTCTCGGGCAGCGATCCGCCGCATGTGAACCGTGCCAACATCGTCACCTACTATTTCCTCACGCAGTTCCTGCTGATCGTGATCGTGCTGGCAAGCGGGGTCGCGGGCTGGGATGCGCTCGGCCGCGCTGTCGTGCTGTTTCCGCTGATGATCCTGGGAGCGTGGCTCGGCGGGCGCCTGTTCCATGGCCTCGCGAGCGAGCGGCTCTACCGCAACGTGGCGCTCGGCATCCTGTTCGCGACGGGAACGTTCGGCCTGCTGCGTACCTTCATCGCCTGA
- a CDS encoding GNAT family N-acetyltransferase: MSDPLVLRPATAADASALAATIAAAFAQYRGKLVPESGAFRETAESIAVEFARGASAIVAERNGETLGCVMTRVVDGDLYFGRLAVVPQARGLGLARRLVAAVEADARARGLAGVRLGVRVVLADNQRLFGSLGYVEVGREAHPGFDYPTSINMRKPLVGM; the protein is encoded by the coding sequence ATGAGCGACCCTCTTGTCCTGCGGCCCGCGACGGCGGCCGACGCGTCGGCGCTGGCCGCGACCATCGCCGCTGCATTCGCCCAATACCGGGGCAAGCTCGTGCCGGAGTCCGGCGCTTTCCGCGAAACGGCGGAAAGCATTGCCGTAGAGTTCGCCAGGGGCGCGAGCGCGATCGTCGCTGAGCGGAACGGCGAGACCCTGGGCTGCGTCATGACCAGGGTCGTGGATGGCGACCTCTATTTCGGCCGGCTGGCGGTCGTGCCCCAAGCGCGCGGTCTGGGCCTCGCCCGGCGCCTGGTCGCTGCTGTAGAGGCCGATGCCCGGGCGCGTGGGTTGGCCGGCGTCAGGCTCGGCGTACGCGTGGTGCTCGCGGACAACCAGCGGCTCTTCGGATCGCTGGGCTATGTCGAGGTCGGGCGCGAGGCGCATCCCGGCTTCGACTATCCGACCTCGATCAATATGAGGAAGCCGCTCGTCGGAATGTGA
- a CDS encoding SDR family oxidoreductase, with product MKVKDKVCVVTGAAGGIGEAIARRYAREGAKGVVVADRDAARLDKVARDIEGVAVACDVAKEADIRHLVAEAERHFGPVDIFFSNAGIGRGGHEDAIDKDWADSWAIHVMAHVYAARALVPGMLARKSGYLLNTASAAGLLASMGSAPYGVTKHAAVALAEHLAIQYGDKGIRVSVLCPQAVDTDMLRMAGATAASVDGVLNTDAVAQTVIDAMDAETFLILTHPQVKEYMARKLDRDRWLRGMQRLRDRTGEGQRK from the coding sequence ATGAAAGTCAAGGACAAGGTCTGCGTCGTCACGGGCGCGGCGGGGGGAATCGGCGAGGCGATCGCCCGACGCTACGCCAGGGAAGGCGCCAAGGGCGTCGTCGTCGCCGATCGCGATGCGGCGCGGCTCGACAAGGTGGCCAGGGACATCGAGGGAGTCGCGGTCGCCTGCGACGTCGCGAAGGAGGCCGACATTCGCCATCTCGTGGCCGAGGCCGAGCGGCACTTCGGCCCGGTCGACATCTTCTTCTCCAACGCCGGCATCGGCCGCGGCGGGCACGAGGATGCGATCGACAAGGACTGGGCCGACAGCTGGGCGATCCATGTCATGGCGCATGTCTATGCCGCGCGGGCGCTGGTGCCCGGCATGCTGGCACGCAAGTCGGGCTATCTGCTCAACACGGCGAGCGCGGCGGGCCTGCTCGCCTCGATGGGCTCGGCGCCCTACGGCGTCACCAAGCATGCCGCGGTGGCGCTGGCCGAGCATCTGGCGATCCAGTACGGCGACAAGGGCATCCGCGTGTCGGTGCTCTGCCCGCAGGCGGTCGACACCGACATGCTGCGCATGGCCGGCGCCACGGCCGCGTCGGTCGACGGCGTGCTCAACACCGACGCCGTGGCCCAGACCGTGATCGACGCGATGGACGCCGAGACGTTCCTGATTCTCACCCATCCCCAGGTGAAAGAGTACATGGCCCGCAAGCTCGACCGCGACCGCTGGCTGCGCGGCATGCAGCGCCTGCGCGACAGGACGGGCGAGGGGCAGAGGAAGTAG
- a CDS encoding TauD/TfdA family dioxygenase, whose amino-acid sequence MTRSPLTGPSVWQGKDIKDSKRWIRNLPAGAVAEFDAALKAVKDHPWREITRADFPVSTLRPLLDDIADELENGCGIVKLRGFPVDRYDEDDLRRLYFGFGSHLGMPVFQNRSGELMRAIRDEGAHVGRTYGQVQDERKGTTFLSSYARTLTNGGLRFHTDRTDVVGLLCVRQARQGGVSTLASTPAIHNAILARRPDLLEVLFQDFWRSRFGEEGTTKETAYPLPIFGLRDGKFTSHYSLTFIEAAQMAPGVPKLTTAQKEAIDVLMQTAQELCFEMTLEPGDLQLINSHVTYHGRTPFEDDATSGHDRLLLRLWLSMPNNRALPQGHEILWRNIEAGQLRGGIQQVVM is encoded by the coding sequence ATGACCCGCTCACCTCTCACCGGCCCCTCCGTCTGGCAGGGCAAGGACATCAAGGATTCCAAACGCTGGATCCGGAACCTGCCGGCCGGCGCGGTTGCCGAGTTCGACGCTGCGCTGAAGGCGGTCAAGGACCATCCGTGGCGGGAGATCACGCGCGCCGACTTTCCGGTGTCGACGCTGCGGCCGCTCCTCGACGACATCGCCGACGAGCTGGAGAACGGTTGCGGCATCGTGAAGCTGCGCGGCTTTCCGGTCGATCGCTACGACGAGGACGACCTGCGCCGCCTTTATTTCGGCTTCGGCAGCCATCTCGGCATGCCGGTGTTCCAGAACCGCAGCGGCGAGCTGATGCGCGCCATCCGCGACGAGGGCGCGCATGTCGGCCGCACCTATGGCCAGGTCCAGGACGAGCGGAAAGGCACGACCTTCCTGTCGTCCTACGCCCGCACGCTCACCAACGGCGGCCTGCGCTTCCACACCGACCGCACCGACGTCGTCGGCCTCCTCTGCGTGCGTCAGGCGCGCCAGGGCGGCGTCAGCACCCTCGCCTCCACGCCCGCCATCCACAACGCGATCCTGGCGCGCCGGCCCGATCTTCTGGAAGTGCTGTTCCAGGATTTCTGGCGCAGCCGCTTCGGCGAGGAAGGCACGACCAAGGAGACTGCCTATCCGCTGCCGATCTTCGGCTTGCGCGATGGCAAGTTCACCTCGCACTATTCGCTCACCTTCATCGAGGCCGCGCAGATGGCGCCCGGGGTGCCGAAGCTCACGACCGCGCAGAAGGAAGCGATCGACGTGCTGATGCAGACCGCGCAGGAGCTCTGTTTCGAGATGACGCTCGAACCCGGCGACCTGCAGCTCATCAACAGCCACGTCACCTACCACGGCCGCACGCCGTTCGAGGACGACGCCACCTCCGGCCACGACCGCCTGCTGCTGCGCCTCTGGCTCTCCATGCCCAACAACCGCGCACTGCCGCAGGGCCACGAGATCCTGTGGCGCAACATCGAGGCGGGTCAGCTCCGCGGCGGCATCCAGCAGGTCGTGATGTAG
- the cysC gene encoding adenylyl-sulfate kinase, translated as MNAGGEMPLAVVPRRGALRFLACGSVDDGKSTLIGRLIADAAGLLDDQAKALREDSRRFGTTGDGIDYALLLDGLEAEREQGITIDVAYRFFSTTRRAFVVADTPGHRQYTRNMVTGASNAELAVLLVDARKGLVEQTRRHAVIVSLLGIRHVVLAVNKIDLVDFSEACFREIERAFTAFAAPLGFESPVAIPLSARHGDNVAARSDRTPWYRGPALLRHLETVQTGDEAEGPFRFPVQWVNRPNGDFRGFAGTVASGTVKVGDRVVAEGSGRTAEVARIVTFDGDLPAAAAGRSVTLVFGEAIDLGRGDLLADPKNRPTVARRLATDLVWMDEVPALPGRRLLLKIGAATVAATIARIAGTLDIESLERVPGQALGPDGIARVEIETAAPIAFDPYGDNRATGAFILIDPATGGTVAAGMAVESLDRATNVHHQPEDVTPVIRERAKGQRATVVWLTGLPGSGKSTIANAVERRLVALGRQTMLLDGDNLRQGLNADLGFDAASRAENVRRVGEVAKLMADAGLIVLVALVSPFRVDRARARALLPEGRFLEVFVDTPPEICRQRDPKGLYAKAARGKVANLTGRDQPYEPPESPDLALRTLDLDPEQAAERVIERVLATPPA; from the coding sequence TTGAACGCCGGCGGGGAGATGCCGCTGGCCGTCGTGCCGCGTCGCGGCGCACTGCGCTTCCTCGCCTGCGGCTCGGTCGACGACGGCAAGTCGACCCTCATCGGTCGGCTGATCGCCGATGCGGCCGGCCTGCTCGACGACCAGGCGAAGGCGCTGCGGGAGGATTCGCGGCGCTTCGGCACCACCGGCGACGGCATCGACTATGCCCTGCTGCTCGACGGGCTCGAGGCCGAGCGCGAGCAGGGCATCACCATCGACGTCGCCTATCGCTTCTTCTCGACCACGCGGCGGGCGTTCGTCGTCGCCGACACGCCGGGTCACCGGCAATACACGCGCAACATGGTGACGGGCGCCTCGAACGCCGAGCTCGCCGTCCTGCTGGTCGATGCGCGCAAGGGGCTCGTGGAGCAGACGCGCCGCCACGCCGTCATCGTGTCGCTGCTCGGCATCCGCCATGTCGTGCTGGCGGTGAACAAGATCGACCTGGTCGATTTTTCCGAGGCGTGCTTTCGCGAGATCGAGCGCGCCTTCACAGCTTTTGCCGCGCCGCTCGGCTTCGAATCGCCGGTCGCGATCCCGCTCTCCGCGCGCCACGGCGACAATGTCGCTGCGCGCAGCGACCGCACGCCCTGGTATCGCGGGCCGGCGCTGCTGCGGCATCTCGAGACCGTGCAGACCGGCGACGAGGCGGAGGGGCCATTCCGTTTTCCCGTGCAATGGGTCAACCGCCCGAACGGCGACTTCCGCGGCTTCGCCGGCACGGTGGCCAGCGGGACGGTGAAGGTCGGCGACCGCGTCGTGGCCGAAGGATCGGGCCGGACGGCCGAGGTGGCGCGCATCGTCACCTTCGACGGCGATCTGCCGGCGGCGGCGGCCGGCCGCTCGGTGACGCTCGTCTTCGGAGAGGCGATCGATCTCGGCCGCGGCGACCTGCTGGCCGATCCGAAGAACCGGCCGACCGTCGCGCGCCGGCTCGCCACCGACCTTGTCTGGATGGACGAGGTGCCGGCGCTGCCGGGCCGGCGCCTTCTCCTCAAGATCGGCGCCGCCACCGTCGCCGCCACGATCGCGCGCATCGCCGGCACGCTCGACATCGAGTCGCTCGAGCGCGTGCCGGGCCAGGCGCTCGGCCCCGACGGCATCGCGCGCGTGGAGATCGAGACCGCGGCGCCGATCGCCTTCGATCCCTACGGCGACAATCGCGCCACCGGCGCCTTCATCCTGATCGATCCCGCGACCGGCGGCACGGTGGCGGCCGGCATGGCGGTCGAAAGCCTCGACCGCGCGACCAACGTCCATCACCAGCCCGAGGACGTGACGCCCGTCATCCGCGAGCGCGCCAAGGGGCAGCGGGCGACGGTGGTGTGGCTCACCGGCCTGCCGGGCTCGGGCAAGTCGACCATCGCCAACGCCGTCGAGCGCAGGCTGGTGGCGCTCGGTCGCCAGACCATGCTGCTCGACGGCGACAACCTGCGGCAGGGCCTCAACGCCGATCTCGGCTTCGACGCGGCCTCGCGCGCCGAGAACGTGCGGCGGGTCGGCGAGGTGGCGAAGCTGATGGCCGATGCCGGGCTGATCGTGCTGGTGGCGCTGGTCTCGCCGTTCCGCGTCGACCGCGCGCGCGCCCGCGCGCTCTTGCCCGAAGGCCGCTTCCTCGAGGTGTTCGTCGACACCCCGCCCGAGATCTGCCGCCAGCGCGACCCCAAGGGCCTCTACGCCAAGGCCGCGCGCGGCAAGGTCGCCAACCTCACCGGCCGCGACCAGCCCTACGAGCCGCCCGAGTCGCCCGACCTCGCGCTGCGCACGCTGGACCTCGACCCCGAGCAGGCCGCCGAGCGGGTGATCGAGCGGGTGCTGGCGACGCCGCCCGCCTGA
- a CDS encoding Spy/CpxP family protein refolding chaperone, whose translation MTRRPLFVAVPTALVAAAGLAWLTSASASDGGFERAPQIAQATPPAAPAPPPAAGGPEHMKHMMQHQAFSPQKTCLEEVARRIGNRAYLKARLDLKPEQTEAWNAFEKAADAASAKEKTRCAGLPATLDKRPDFAQRLEMRESYMKARLDTIEAVKPSLLTLYGALTPEQKEILDRSASMGMHHHRG comes from the coding sequence ATGACCCGTCGCCCCCTGTTCGTGGCCGTGCCGACCGCCCTCGTGGCGGCGGCCGGCCTTGCCTGGCTGACCTCGGCCTCCGCCTCAGACGGTGGGTTCGAGCGCGCGCCGCAGATCGCCCAGGCAACCCCGCCGGCCGCTCCGGCTCCACCGCCGGCGGCCGGCGGCCCCGAGCACATGAAGCACATGATGCAGCACCAGGCCTTCTCGCCGCAGAAGACCTGCCTGGAGGAGGTGGCGCGCCGCATCGGCAACCGCGCCTACCTGAAGGCGCGGCTCGATCTCAAGCCCGAGCAGACGGAGGCGTGGAACGCCTTCGAGAAGGCAGCCGACGCGGCCAGCGCCAAGGAGAAGACGCGCTGCGCCGGCCTGCCGGCCACGCTCGACAAGCGCCCCGACTTCGCCCAGCGCCTCGAGATGCGCGAGAGCTATATGAAAGCCCGGCTGGATACGATCGAGGCGGTGAAGCCTTCGCTCCTCACGCTCTACGGCGCACTGACGCCGGAGCAGAAGGAGATCCTCGACCGCTCGGCGTCGATGGGCATGCATCATCATCGCGGGTGA